In Parus major isolate Abel chromosome 3, Parus_major1.1, whole genome shotgun sequence, the following are encoded in one genomic region:
- the TFB1M gene encoding dimethyladenosine transferase 1, mitochondrial isoform X1, with translation MAAPGKVAAFRLPPLPTIGEIIKLFRLKALKQLSQNFLLDLRLTDKIVKQAGELKNAHVCEVGPGPGGITRSILSAGVKQLLLIEKDARFIPGLQMLSEAAPGKVRIVHGDILTYKMEKAFPYHLKKKWEDEPPDIHIIGNLPFSVSTPLIIRWLENVSKRDGPFIYGRTQMTLTFQKEVGERLTANPGSSQCSRLSIMAQHLCTVENCFLIPGQAFVPKPEVDVAVVHFTPLVEPKIQQPFELVEKVVQSVFQFRRKYCFRGIETLFPENERLKRTEQLMMRADVDPTLRPFQLSMSQFRNLCNEYRKMCDEDPSLFVFNYREELRQKKTRRLLGSTGQSEQTEEENQL, from the exons ATGGCTGCTCCAGGAAAGGTGGCAGCTTTCCGTCTGCCTCCCCTGCCAACTATTGGAGAGATTATTAAACTCTTCCGCCttaaagcactgaaacagcTTTCCCAGAACTTTCTACTGGATTTGCGATTGACAG ACAAGATAGTGAAACAGGCTGGCGAACTGAAAAATGCCCATGTTTGTGAAGTGGGCCCTGGGCCAGGAGGAATTACCAGATCCATTCTCAGTGCTGGTGTTAAGCAACTccttttaattgaaaaagaTGCTCGATTTATTCCAGGATTGCAG ATGCTGTctgaagcagctccaggaaaagtGCGCATCGTTCATGGAGATATCCTGACCTATAAGATGGAGAAGGCTTTTCCATATCACTTAAAAAAGAAGTGGGAGGATG AACCACCAGATATACATATCATTGGGAATCTGCCCTTCAGTGTTTCAACTCCTCTAATCATCAGATGGCTTGAGAATGTTTCGAAAAGGGATGGACCTTTTATTTATGGCAGGACACAGATGACACTGACTTTTCAAAAGGAAGTTGGGGAG AGACTTACAGCTAATCCAGGAAGTAGCCAATGCAGCAGACTGTCCATCATGGCTCAGCATCTCTGCACTGTGGAAAACTGTTTCTTAATTCCAGGTCAAGCTTTTGTTCCAAAGCCAGAG GTGGATGTGGCTGTGGTGCATTTCACTCCATTGGTGGAACCAAAGATACAGCAGCCATTTGAGCTGGTAGAAAAAGTGGTTCAAAGTGTTTTTCAGtttagaagaaaatactgcttCCGTGGAATTGa GACCTTGTTTCCTGAAAACGAACGcttaaaaagaacagaacagcTGATGATGAGAGCAGATGTTGATCCAACTCTGCGTCCTTTTCAGCTCTCTATGTCACAATTTAGAAACCTGTGCAATGAATATAGGAAAATGTGTGATGAAGACCCAAGCCTTTTTGTGTTCAACTACAGAGAAGAACTACGGCAAAAGAAGACAAGAAGATTACTTGGAAGTACTGGTCAATCTGAACAGactgaagaggaaaatcagCTGTAA
- the TFB1M gene encoding dimethyladenosine transferase 1, mitochondrial isoform X2 yields the protein MLSEAAPGKVRIVHGDILTYKMEKAFPYHLKKKWEDEPPDIHIIGNLPFSVSTPLIIRWLENVSKRDGPFIYGRTQMTLTFQKEVGERLTANPGSSQCSRLSIMAQHLCTVENCFLIPGQAFVPKPEVDVAVVHFTPLVEPKIQQPFELVEKVVQSVFQFRRKYCFRGIETLFPENERLKRTEQLMMRADVDPTLRPFQLSMSQFRNLCNEYRKMCDEDPSLFVFNYREELRQKKTRRLLGSTGQSEQTEEENQL from the exons ATGCTGTctgaagcagctccaggaaaagtGCGCATCGTTCATGGAGATATCCTGACCTATAAGATGGAGAAGGCTTTTCCATATCACTTAAAAAAGAAGTGGGAGGATG AACCACCAGATATACATATCATTGGGAATCTGCCCTTCAGTGTTTCAACTCCTCTAATCATCAGATGGCTTGAGAATGTTTCGAAAAGGGATGGACCTTTTATTTATGGCAGGACACAGATGACACTGACTTTTCAAAAGGAAGTTGGGGAG AGACTTACAGCTAATCCAGGAAGTAGCCAATGCAGCAGACTGTCCATCATGGCTCAGCATCTCTGCACTGTGGAAAACTGTTTCTTAATTCCAGGTCAAGCTTTTGTTCCAAAGCCAGAG GTGGATGTGGCTGTGGTGCATTTCACTCCATTGGTGGAACCAAAGATACAGCAGCCATTTGAGCTGGTAGAAAAAGTGGTTCAAAGTGTTTTTCAGtttagaagaaaatactgcttCCGTGGAATTGa GACCTTGTTTCCTGAAAACGAACGcttaaaaagaacagaacagcTGATGATGAGAGCAGATGTTGATCCAACTCTGCGTCCTTTTCAGCTCTCTATGTCACAATTTAGAAACCTGTGCAATGAATATAGGAAAATGTGTGATGAAGACCCAAGCCTTTTTGTGTTCAACTACAGAGAAGAACTACGGCAAAAGAAGACAAGAAGATTACTTGGAAGTACTGGTCAATCTGAACAGactgaagaggaaaatcagCTGTAA
- the CLDN20 gene encoding claudin-20, translated as MASASLQFFAFILALFGVFGDIAATLLPHWKVNADVGSNIITAITQMQGLWMDCTWYSTGMFSCTLKYSILSLPVYIQAARTTMVLSCILSAFGICITTVGMKCTKLGGDTDSKNNACFAGGICFILAGISGLVPTCWYTREIISNFLDQTVPESSKHEPGGAVYTGFISAGFLLIAGVIFCSSCFKRQQGTWIYPPKQHHFPSTEQESNAGYSLKDYV; from the coding sequence ATGGCATCAGCAAGCCTGcagttctttgcttttattctggCTCTGTTTGGTGTTTTCGGAGATATCGCAGCCACCTTGCTACCACACTGGAAGGTAAACGCAGATGTTGGCTCAAATATCATAACAGCTATAACACAGATGCAAGGACTCTGGATGGACTGCACATGGTACAGCACTGGGATGTTCAGCTGTACCCTGAAATACTCCATCCTCTCTCTCCCAGTCTACATCCAGGCTGCACGGACCACCATGGTACTGTCGTGTATCCTATCAGCCTTTGGGATCTGCATCACTACAGTTGGAATGAAATGCACAAagttgggaggggacactgaCAGCAAAAATAACGCTTGTTTTGCTGGAGGAATCTGCTTCATTCTTGCAGGAATCTCTGGATTAGTACCAACATGCTGGTACAcgagagaaattatttcaaatttcctGGACCAGACCGTTCCAGAGAGTAGTAAACATGAACCGGGAGGAGCAGTTTATACTGGATTCATCTCGGCAGGGTTTCTGCTTATCGCAGGTGTGATCTTCTGCTCTTCCTGTTTTAAAAGGCAGCAAGGAACATGGATTTACCCTCCAAAGCAGCACCATTTCCCAtccacagagcaggagagcaaTGCAGGTTACAGCCTGAAGGACTAtgtataa